In Apium graveolens cultivar Ventura chromosome 10, ASM990537v1, whole genome shotgun sequence, the following are encoded in one genomic region:
- the LOC141692084 gene encoding uncharacterized protein LOC141692084, whose translation MESVGVFQNEDFDFLNKMLLMNEEADSAFQFLPGFGTPADLWPCTEGNANANFSFFDENFDTSFCFSQENTNISTYGNNYNACFSHPSQETPQFCDSNVVMSDIPESMRFCVMDGPNNALPQFFPSDHVMHDVANLKVEMGNAESTDLGIKRKFEVPQQAEAVVHVENPKKKCRVPRDIPTCKKNVQAKKNKSVNQIANTDEDSTYNGPVAQSSSSYNSSEDDSNTSQELNGGATSDSKGSVALKSSKKPRAGRGAATDPQSLYARKRREKINERLRILQNLVPNGTKVDISTMLEDAVHYVQFLQLQIKLLSSDEMWMYAPIAHKGMDMGLYQNIFPTQ comes from the exons ATGGAGTCTGTGGGAGTTTTTCAGAATGAAGATTTTGATTTCCTGAACAAAATGTTGTTGATGAATGAAGAAGCTGATTCAGCATTTCAGTTCCTGCCTGGTTTCGGAACTCCTGCAGATCTTTGGCCTTGTACTGAAGGCAATGCTAATGCAAATTTTTCCTTTTTCGATGAAAATTTTGACACCAGTTTCTGTTTTTCTCAAGAAAATACTAATATTAGTACTTATGGTAATAACTATAATGCATGTTTTTCCCATCCAAGTCAAGAGACTCCCCAGTTTTGTGATTCTAACGTCGTCATGAGTGACATTCCCGAGTCCATGCGTTTCTGTGTAATGGACGGACCAAATAATGCATTGCCGCAATTTTTTCCTAGTGATCATGTCATGCATGATGTTGCGAACCTGAAAGTAGAGATGGGAAATGCAGAATCGACTGATTTAGGCATTAAAAGGAAGTTTGAAGTGCCACAACAGGCTGAAGCTGTGGTACATGTCGAGAATCCAAAGAAAAAATGCCGTGTTCCAAGAGAT ATACCAACATGCAAGAAGAATGTGCAGGCAAAGAAGAATAAGAGTGTCAATCAAATTGCCAACACTGATGAAGATAGCACTTATAATGGTCCAGTTGCACAGAGTTCTAGTAGCTATAATAGCTCAGAAGATGATTCTAATACTTCCCAGGAACTAAATGGCGGAGCTACCTCAGATTCTAAAGGATCCGTAGCTCTCAAATCGAGCAAAAAACCAAGAGCTGGTAGAGGAGCTGCAACTGATCCCCAGAGCCTCTATGCTAGA AAAAGAAGAGAGAAAATTAATGAGAGATTGAGAATCCTGCAAAACCTTGTCCCTAATGGAACAAAGGTTGACATAAGCACAATGCTTGAAGATGCTGTGCACTATGTGCAATTTTTGCAGCTTCAGATCAAG TTATTGAGCTCCGATGAAATGTGGATGTATGCACCTATTGCTCACAAGGGGATGGACATGGGTCTCTACCAGAACATTTTTCCAACTCAATGA
- the LOC141692349 gene encoding uncharacterized protein LOC141692349, with protein sequence MGKRSSQRKNVAATLDYSDTDSVSSSSTLPSEQLLVSGVVDLQLEKDSILDQALDDLYEKRASTREKALASIIDAFNSKIQHEFVEKKFATLLHQCINSIKKGSGKEIALASHTIGLLALTTGPGERAQEILEESFSPIIEALKSKSDASKISALLECLTIITFIGGDDPEETEKSMQAVWQVVHPKLGSNVVAIKPLPAVITSAVSAWSFLLTTMDGWTLNPKTWQESIAYLSSLLDKDDRSIRIAAGEGLALIFEIGNLEKFSVAATGPSDSSNNDGKIAREFTHIQGLRAKILNQVRSLSVEAGGKGSAKKDLNSQRNTFRDILEFLEDGFSPETSMKIGGESLSTKSWSELIQLNFLKHFLGGGFVKQMQDNEVLHDIFGFTPKRNLLSSTQKLSGMEKRMYKSPNSVHNKSRTQFLNKQRMISQDRNAGHFAVADVGYDDV encoded by the exons ATGGGTAAAC GTAGTTCTCAACGTAAGAATGTGGCGGCGACTTTAGATTATTCTGATACTGATAGTGTGAGTTCGAGTTCTACTTTACCGTCAGAACAATTGCTGGTGTCTGGTGTTGTGGACTTGCAGCTTGAAAAGGATTCTATACTTGATCAGGCTTTAGATGATTTATACGAGAAAAG GGCGTCGACAAGGGAAAAAGCATTAGCGTCAATCATTGATGCTTTCAATAGCAAAATACAACATGAATTTGTTGAAAAGAA GTTCGCTACATTATTACATCAATGTATTAACTCCATCAAAAAGGGTTCTGGCAAAGAGATAGCATTAGCATCCCACACTATTG GTCTTTTAGCACTAACCACAGGTCCTGGGGAGAGAGCCCAGGAAATATTGGAAGAATCATTCTCACCTATTATAGAAGCTCTTAAATCGAAGTCAGACGCATCTAAGATATCTGCG CTGTTGGAGTGTTTGACTATTATCACTTTTATTGGCGGAGACGATCCAGAGGAAACAGAAAAGTCAATGCAAGCTGTGTGGCAAGTGGTTCATCCAAAACTTGGTTCGAAT GTAGTTGCTATAAAACCATTACCAGCTGTTATAACTTCAGCTGTCTCTGCTTGGTCCTTTCTTCTTACAACGATGGATGGTTGGACACTTAATCCAAAAACTTGGCAAGA GTCCATCGCTTATCTCTCTTCCTTGCTAGACAAGGATGATAGATCTATTCGGATTGCGGCCGGTGAAGGACTTGCACTAATTTTTGAGATTGGGAATCTGGAGAAATTTTCTGTTGCAGCCACAGGTCCAAGTGACAGCTCCAATAATGACGGAAAAATTGCTCGTGAATTTACTCATATACAAGGACTGAGGGCAAAGATCCTCAATCAAGTGAGAAGCCTCTCCGTGGAGGCAGGCGGTAAAGGTTCTGCCAAGAAAGATCTTAATAGTCAGCGAAACACTTTTCGTGATATATTGGAATTTCTTGAG GATGGTTTTAGTCCAGAAACATCGATGAAGATTGGTGGAGAATCCCTAAGCACAAAGTCGTGGTCTGAGCTGATACAG CTAAACTTTCTGAAGCATTTTCTTGGAGGAGGATTTGTCAAGCAAATGCAG GATAATGAAGTTCTTCATGACATTTTTGGCTTCACACCAAAGAGAAATCTTCTTTCTAGCACGCAGAAGCTATCTGGCATGGAGAAG AGGATGTACAAGTCACCAAACTCGGTCCACAACAAGTCAAGGACTCAGTTTTTAAACAAGCAGCGGATGATATCTCAG GATCGGAACGCTGGTCACTTTGCAGTAGCTGATGTGGGCTATGATGATGTCTAG